The Palaemon carinicauda isolate YSFRI2023 chromosome 9, ASM3689809v2, whole genome shotgun sequence sequence aaaacaaacagtTACGTTACTACAACTCCAGATTAAGGGCTGCTGCGAAATAATACGAAGGTATTAGTCAGTGGTAAAAGACTTGAAAGTAAGCTGTCAATCATGGGTGTGGCCTTCCCTGAGTCTGatcttcacttatatatatatatatatatatatatatatatatatatatatatatatatatatatatatatatatatatatatatatatatatatatatatatatatatatatatatatatcggggatATTGGTAAACAATGGTGCTTGCCGCAGCGTCCTGACAacgtcactctccaggacacgatgcaATTATTGTAATTCTGCTGACGTCCATCTGGTAGCTACTCATGGATCTGAGATCCCCAGCAGTGGGTATGAAACACTCACTCTATCGTTTTGGAGCGTGTTAATAACATTGGAAGTTTCTTCATGCTGGCGGAAAATTACCAATAGTCAGTACGGATTTCCTCGCCCATTTCCAACTCCAGGTTGGTGTATCACGTCGATGTTTAGTCAACAAACACTTTTGACaactcttcaacccccccccccccacctctctgaCCCCGCATTCCACATCAGTGAACCCACGGAGATCTTCCAACAACATCTTCGCCAAATATCCAGAATTCCCACCTAGGAGGGTATTTATCACCTCATGAAGAAGGCAGAGCCCCcaatgtttgccagattcaggagtCTGGCCCCTGATCGTTTGacagctgctaaacaaatgttcaccaAATTGGAAGCAATGGGCCGTAGCCTAAAGGCCAGGGTCGTTAACCTTCCACATATTCCCTATGAAGGATGGTTTCTTGCGTCATTAAGATTACAGGCAACTGAACATACAtacggaaccggatcactacccctttctGAACAAAGGTGTTCTCCACTCTTACCTCTTGAaggggtgcctatgaacccagaagacatcccttaGACCAGCGTTTCTCAACCGGGGGCCACGGACCTTCGACCCGGGGGCCACGAGCGGACACCGAAAAATGCAATTCAGAATGCAGAAGCTTGGAGTGTATAATTAAGGTGACGAGACTCCGGTCATAggggaagagtttttttttaaactatttgccTGATTTTTTTTACACAGTGTTTAGTTCCTGGAGCGGTGAAAAAAATTCAACACAGCTCGTAATCGTTCACCACCGTTAAACAGAAGTTGGCCCCCGTTAAGGCAACGCCGTATACGCTTGGCCACCGCTGATGGTCCCTCCTACCGCTCTGAAAGTTTTGAGCTGCACAAAATATTGCGAGCAGTGAAGAGCAGTCAATTTTCCGCTACGGCAAAGTTCACCACCGCTACAACAACGTCCAGTCAAAGTGTGGCACAGCTAGACTCAAATTCGTGGACGCTTGGGTCCGCTAGGCCAACGCAGAAATCTCACACTGTCTGTTGTGCGCATGCGCTATCACTCCCGTGGTGCTGGCACGCTCCTTGGCGCCAGTATCCCACTGGACTGGACAGAGGAAAGAGAAGTGCGTGTTCTTATGGCATATTGGTTTTCCGTATATTTTGCTAAGTTTTTGAGATGAAATATTTTTACACTAATTATACATGTTCACTTTACATTTATATTGTTATATGACCGTAGTGGCCTTGACGGGCATGGGTTGAGGCCTGCATGGGTGGTGTAGGGTTGATACCTACACCACCCATGCAGGCATCAACAAGAAAAATCGTAACAAGTTAATTTCTTGCtacgatttttatttttgttttgttttgaaagagcactttttaaaccaaattttttaccgtgttattgttgttgtttttcagatGTCGAAGTTTCGAAAATGGACAAACAGCTACGTCAAGTTTGGATTCACGAAGGTCATTCGAGATGGCGTGGACTGCGCGCAATGTCTGCACTGCTCAGTGGTGATGGCAAATGCATCACTACGTCCTTCCAAACTTTCAAACCATCGCGACAAGGTGCATCCCCAAAGGAAAGGTGATAATATTGATGCTCTGTCGGCGAAACGAGCACGGTATAACAGTGAAGCGACACTTCCAAAATTTGGATTCCGGCCAGAAGAAAAACCTGCTCTTCAATCCAGCTACGAAGTGGCATACCGAATTGTGAAGTGCAAGAAGCCGCACACTATTGCTGAGGAACTTATCAAGCCCTGTACAGAGAAAATGGTGAAACTGATGATCGGACCAGAGGCAAAAAAGAAAATCCAGCAAGTTTCGCTCTCTAATGACACCATCTGCCGACGGATTGATGACATGGCCGCTGATGTGTGCCGTCAAGTTTGCTGTGAAATCAAGCAAAGCACGCTCCAGGCTAGCCTTCAACTTGATGAGTCTACCAACACCACTCTGGAGAGCCAGTTGATCGCCTTCGCTCGCTACgagaaagaaggaaagatgaaGGAAGAGTTCTTATTCTGCAATACCCTGCCAACCACAACGACAGCAAAAGATGTCAAAGCCATCGTAGACTCTTTTTTTGAAGTGAATGGACTCAGCTGGCAGAATTTCAAGCACATTTGTACTGATGGTGCCCCAGCGATGATTGGCGTTAAAGGAGGGTTCGTCACGCTTGTGAAGAATGAATGGCCCCACATGACGTCTTCCCACTGTTCACTACACCGATATGCTCTTGCGTCAAAAACTCTACCGCCGCGTTTGTTGGAAGTCATGGACGTTGCGGTCAAAGTGATCAACTTCATTCGTGCGAAGGCCAAAAATCATCGGCTCTTCCAACTTCTGGCCAACGAAATGGGAGCGCAACATGGGGGACTTCTGTTTTACACCAAAGTTTGTTGGCTATCGAGGGGGAAATGCCTCTCTGGGTTGTATGAACTCCGGTTGGAGACAGAAATTTTCCTGCGAGAGAACGAAAACAACCTCCATGTCCACTTCGACAATGAAGAGTTCGTCATGATTCTCGCCTACCTGGCCGATATATTCGGCAGACTCAACGAAATGAACCAGTCTTTGCAAGGCCATGATGTGACAGTCAGTGACGTTCAAGACAAGCTTGCCGGACTGTCTGCTCGAATGGGAGTCTAGCATGCACGAATCGAGGCTGGATCCACAGCCTTGTTTCCTTTTTTGGACGAGCATCTGCAGACGCAGAGGATTGAACTTCCCATCGGCATCAAAGATTGCATCAGTGGACATCTCGACATTCTCTCTGCTGAGTTCAAATCTTATTTCGACGATGCTCCATTGGATGTTCCATGGCACAGAGACCCATTCGACACCGAAATTGAACTTACTGAAGACGAAGCAGAGGAGCTCGCAGAGTTGAAGGTCTCAAAAGCAATGAAGCTGGCCTTCAGTAACAGAGAAGACCTCTCCAGCTTCTGGTTGTCTGTTCAGGATGCATATCCACTACTCAGCAAGAAGGCATCCGAATTGCACGTTCAATTCGCCACAATATACCTTTGCGAATCTGGATTTTCTGACCTGGTTACCATTAAAACGAAGTCCAGAAACCGTCTTGATGTTGGGAACGATATTCGCCTTGCTCTGTTCAAGACGGAGCCGGACAGAAGAGGCCTCGTCACACGAGCCCAACAGCAAGTGTCTCATTGATTATATTGTTCAGCAAaaatttttactttgatttataattttagtgactaaataaacaacataaaacaaaatcttctttttttttattgaagggcaGGGGGCCACGAGTGTTAGCCACTCGGTGAGGGGGGCCATGGGCTATCAAAGGTTGAGAAACGCTGCCTTAGACCATCATCACAAACCCCTTCGGCTCACGaatattcaattactcctgttttgtcgtTCGTGATACAGACTGAAGCTTAACCAGTGAAAAGCCAAGGCAGAATTTAAATCAGATCATTGAATTGAATGGTCCGACACGAGAAAAATAATCCATGTGAATGATTATGCCAAATTAAATCTTTTTGAATCCCTTTTTAATTTCCTGACAAAGGCTCAACATttaaatctaagccctggtctttTTCCGTTTAttcgatattattttttttatacataatatgACTTTTTTCGAATAATAAAAAAACTGATAGTTTTAGGATCATGTAATAATATGATGTCTTTGCATCTGTATTCTCACTATTAAGTCTGTCAATGTCCTTTATGGATGAAAGTACTACTAACTGCAATCAATTCTTTccatttacgattctgctttcaaaaaattccatatatagattgctcaatactggggataaagggtttcccatagccataccaaaagtttgtgcataaaatccccagtattgagcaatctatatatggaattttttgaaagcagaatcgtaaataacatcatacctaataatgtaaaatggtttcgatatattgacgacataatatgtgtgtggccaggaaatgaaaatttagataactttcttcttagattgaatagtttggtaccatcaataaatttcactatggagctggagaataattgtaccctaccttttttggattgtcgcatacatagatgtaataatagtctcaagttcagtgtatacagaaagccaacgaatatctcggcatatgtccattattactcaaaccaaggcaacaaagttaagaaatctgtatttacttctatgtttttaagagcattccgagtctgcagccctgaatatattgatgacgaaataaatggtattagaccaataggtaaaaaactaaagtatcctgaaattgtattagatgatgccctaagaacagcaaaaaagacttttttcggtaatgataacagaaaaaactataacacacaaaatttacttgtactaccttattgtgattcatttaaagaaattccccagctgttaaaaaacttcaatgtaaatgtagcatttaggagtaaaaatacaataaaaacagccttaataaagaattctcctgacattaccaagggatgtgtatatcgtattccatgcaatgcttgtgaaaaatactatattggtcaaactggtaaagccctagaaaagagaattgaacaacataagaaaagtgtcaggtatgctcaagataataatgcactctttgcccacgttagagataaaaatcaccctattaattggtcaggtgcaaagaaattggtttattcaaataacttagtagaaagaaacatcatagagtccagtttcataaaagaaacctttgaaaacaacttgaatattggtcatggaatgtataaactcgacgcctttatatgtaaagagatttgtaaactatataaaaaaaacattaaccacttaatgtagaattgaatgtattgtgaataattaacggcggtgtgaaattaatatttagacctaagctaccattcattaaaggaaacaattattttatatagtatgcataagtatattggcactatatagtgttatgctagatataagtattgatatatacatgattatatgtttatgatattaatgttgtatacatatgaatgtatatatgcatagatatgtatgtgtatatatgtatacatgtatatatgtgtgtatatatatgtatacgtgtatgtgtatgtatatgtatgtgtatgtgtaagtatttatgtatatgtatatgtatttgtatatgtatgtatgtatatatgtgtatatgtgtatgtgtatgtatatgtatatatatatatatatatatatatatatatatatatatatatatatatatatatatatatatatatatatatatatatatatgtatatatatatatatatatatatatatatatatatatatatatatatatatatatatatgtatatgtatatgtatgtatatatatatatgtatatatatttgtatttttgtgtatgttttgcttatgtatttatatagataaggctaccgcattgacatataaataactgtaatgaaagtaaaataagaagaaaacaagaatatacccgccactagaaatgaccttttttagcaggtgtctaacgagctttcggactcctccgacgcacacctgagtcaagcccaggtagcgggtaagggagtgtcattgttctctaaatctctatatgtatgttcgtacttttgctttccctataaaatgtaagaaacctctctcaataaatcagtcctctgaggaagtatcacgaaactagtcaggactcaagtgtatattctgtattttcattttccctgtggttcttctgcatctgagcatcacgttttcctgtgatttttacgcatatatatatatatatatatatatatatatatatatatatatatatatatatatatatatatatatatatatatatatatatctatatatatatatatatatatatatatatatatatatatatatatatatatactgtatatatatataaatatatatatatatatatatatatatatatatatatatatatatatatatatatatatatatatatatatatatatagatagatatttctgtAATGCAAAATGTTCGAAGCAAAACTAGTTAAATACTTATAAGTGAATCATATGTACCCTGACACAGTTTGACTGTCTTTCTGTAAGTTTCATGACAGTTCTCTAAGATGATGAGTCAAGGGAGATGCCTGCTGAAGGAATACACATAAAAGTGGAGGTCAACTGCACCTTACTATCTAGATCTTGGAATTCTTCATTTCGTGTATAAGACATAGTAAAATGAATAATTCTTCTTTGTAAAGGATGAACCATATTTTATTTAAGGTAAAATTGAATATTGATAAATCGCAGAAAGATTCATTATGCACAATGAACAAAAAGGATCGTTGTTCATGGGGAACAGAAAGTTTCATTGTTCACTAAAAGGTATTAATGTAATGAAGGCTTGATCTTTTTTCCGAATATAATGTATTACATTACAGTATACTATTACGTCTACAATATACTGACCAGACTCTTCACCTAAAGCAAAATAAGTTTTGGATATATTGTCAATACTATTTCCTGCTTATTTACGGTGACCTGATCAAATTTTTAGGTTATTAACTGTTACTGGCCCTCAACCCTCTAGTCTACTTATCTGTAAAACGTTTCAAGCATCTGGATGGGACAAGGATAAGAGGGTGAAGTATCGCACCATCGCCAAGAAAGATTTACTGAACAAACTTACTTCACTAAGGTAGAGAGGTGAACATATAAGGTGTTATTTAAGCCAACAGGGTATACATAAAAGATTGCTCTTCAAACGCACCCAAGGAGATAATAAAGGCATACTCATTTAGATTATGGAATAATCCACTTGTGATCACTAGTATTACCACTCCTTAACATATTTATGGTTGTAACATTGTGCCTAACATTAAATACTGTtttatatgatattcttttgttagtttcaattttttttttagtagaacgAACAACTACCGTGAAatgtatcaacttttttttttcttttaaagcatcATTATGAAAATGCAATATCGGAAGCCAATATTCATTTCCAATACGAATGGGTCACTTACCTACGGGTAAATTCGAAAATTATACCATGGCATTCTAGATATTTTTACATTAGGATTTGTATTGCAATATTTTAGTATTGACTCTTAAGAAATTAAGCCGACACCTACATCAGCGGATGAGTAATTATCTTCTCTGACGACaaactaaaaatttaaattttcaataaagtTCTAAGCTTCCCTCAATAGATTCTATTCTCTACCCTATGTATATTTTTCTGTAAAAGactttgtcataataataataataataataataataataataataataataataataataataataataataataataataataataccaactccCTCTCCTTGACCAATGCAGTTGTAAAATCTTGCTTCTACCATGAAAATTTTAATCTCAGCTTGGTGAGACAGCGTCAGTTTTACTGCTTATTGGGTTCTCAAATGATATAATCATGTCaaaactcctgagagagagagagagagagagagagagagagagagagagagagagagagagagagagagagagagagagagagagagagaggtcccattTTAAATTGAATCTCTAAATACCagttaaaaaaattttatatcttaGCTGAAGCAGATGTCATTGctgaaagtttttattattattattattattattattattattattattattattattattattattattattattattattattaattgggaaATACAACATGATAGTGTTTATTAGCACAGGCTTCTTAAAATCATAAGGTATATAAATGATTTACACTTGCTTTATATGAGGATAACTATGGAATAAAAAAACGAAGTATTCACTCCCAGCCTATAATTTTAGGCGgaaggttataaaaaaaaatttggcgGAGTGTATAAAGAGAATAGCTGATTTCTTACTTTACCATATGAATGGTAATATTTGAATGTCGAATTGGTATCTTATTAGTTTCtgcagtaaaagtctttttttacAAAACTTGTAAAGTTTTTAGAGTCTCTATTTGGGTAATATTACCAAGAATTTAGATATTAAGTTGATATGAAGGATACTATATTAAACTTTTCTATGATTGAAACATTAATAGtggattattaatattatattgcttttatttctaATAGTTAAAAATTCATGAAGCAAACTAACATAACCTTTTCTAAAGGAAAATTTAAAACACCCAGTAAAAGTGCTTGTTACAATACCGAGAACCACAAGCCAATTAGATCAGTCCGGACTACCCATCACGATACGAGTTGTATCGCTAAGCTAGTTAATCACAAGGAAGTTAACCTGGCAATATCATCGTAGTCCCAATTGGTACATTGGATTTTGAGGCAAATATTTACCTTAATGAAGGGGCTGTACGGGATTAAGGAGATTTAACTAATTGGCGTGAAGCTTCTGATAGGTAATAATATGGTATAAATGATCCAATTAGAATATATACTGGCCAACTAAGTTTTACGCAATAGCAATCTCAGTTTGGTATCACAATGTTAACTATCTTGATAAACAAAAATCCGGCAAATTCGACATGTGCACTTAACCACCTACCTTTCTTTAATTTTACAGAGCTCTTTGTGAATgacttctattattttattattgggaGAAGATTTTAAGATGGTTAGTCATTATCATACTTTTGTATATGTGAACTTGTATTACCTTCCTTTTGTATTAATGTAATATTCCATACATTCATACGTGCACAGATAGCAGAAGAGTGTGTTCTACTCCACACTTAGCTGAAAGTTTACTACACTCACTAACAGTAAATAAGTTTAGTGATtatgtaaaataagatatttaaaagtaTTTATGATATCAAATATGTATCCGGAATTTGAACTATCATATCTCCACATGAACTACGTTAtggtgtgtgtgtctctctctctctctctctctctctctctctctctctctctctctctctctctctctctctctctctctctctctctctctctctttagaaccaAAAATCGATACCATCGTAAATGGGAACTTGGGCTATATTATTTATTCTCCTCAAGTATCGATATCAATGATTCACTCCCTTTGAAACGGTCTAGCCTCTTTTGTTCAAGGCTATCGTCTTTCCCAGAAAAGGGGCAAGGCAAAACCACTTGTTAGGTGCTCCACACCTGAATAATGTTCTGGAAAAAGAAGAACAATGTCTATGAAGAAGGGTGACATCCTGTGTATCCATTTTCTGTAAGCTAACACAACAGAAGGTTGAATGCGGTAATAAACGAAGGCCTTTTATTGTTCTCTTGAAGGGGCATTTTCCTATAAAGCTTTTGGGGGCCTTTATGATCCTCAATTACTCACTTTTGAAATAACAAGCAGCTTACCGAATAAACTTAAAATCACCAAGCAATTCACCATAGCCTTTTTGATGAGATCTACAGCCATTATCTATTGCATTTATACATGAATAACTTTCAAAataggtaaatattatataaatctatatttaggcCTGATATTAGGTTGGATCATATTGTTCATGCATTTGTCAGGAAGGTTACCCATGCACGGCATTAAACGAAAAATTTCAAAGTCTTTCGCGTCATCGACCTGAaaccatccacaaaaaaaaaaaaaaaatataataataataataataataataataataataataataataataataataataataataataataataataataataataataataataataacaataataataatcctacaccAATTCTCCTAAATAAAGCCAAACCAGCACTTTTAAATAATTGAGTAAATcaagtttatatttaaaaataattgttaAATTGGATACCTCATCGAAAGAGATAGCAACTAGCGTAcataattttatttagaaaaagaaaaaaaaaattccatgaagTAAAAGTAGTAATGCAAAGTTGTCCAAATTTTCAAATAATACTAGAATATGGAAGGATTTAGGAAGATGGAAGAGAATAAGTGGGAATATGTATAATTGTGATATCTGGACGTGATACTTACATTACTTAATTACGATATATATACTTGTCTGTTTGAGGTACTTGAAGGACAGTCTTGCTCTACTTATATTGCAatgtttttttctaaaatatatacaatattatgatgtttccaaaaatatatatacatataaaataaaaataatttcatactaACCAAAACCTAAGAGATATTTGGGTATCTTTGATAACTTCTTATAGTTATAAATACATaccctaccacacacacacacacacacacacacacacacatatatatatatatatatatatatatatatatatatatatatatatatatatatgtataatatatatatatatatatatatatatatatatatatatatatatatatatatatatatatatatgtatgtatatatatacctatatatatatatatatatatatatatatatatatatatatatatatatatatatatatatatatatatatatatataggtatatatatgcctatacatatatatatatatatatatatatatatatatatatatatatatatatatatatatatgaatatacatacatatatatatatatatatatatatatatatatatatatatatatatatatatatatatatatatatatatatatatatatatgtgtgtgtgtgtaatatatatatgtaataatatatatatatatatatatatatatatatatatatatatatatatatatatatatatatatatatatatatatatatatatataaatttctgaacGTAAACATATTACTATAGGGACATAAGAAtctggatatacatatatttatatatatatatatatatatatatatatatatatatatatatatatatatatatatatatatatatatatatatatatatatatacatatatatatttatatatatatatatatatatatatatatatatatatatatatatatatatatatatatatatatatatatatatatatatatatatatatatataccgtatttcccgtgccataagacgctacaagtggtaagacgcaccctcaaattagcaaggcagttttagaaaaaaaaattaggattgtaaaaatttctcagcacaaatccctagtcagcgactctagcgtgattattgtcttgcatagtaactttttttttattccgggtgaattatgaaatgttcaagttaatattaattagctatatgccaagTATCCTAATttgattacatattcatataagaaaccgcTAAAGCAGTGTTAGTTTCCACCACAGCTACACATTATGTCAGTGTTTggtgtttacatgaaagcagcgttaccaaaggtgcataaaattttgttaaagaggtaaaattctagtactatttcgaAAATTCCTCGTATAGCCTAGAAATTTTcatacacaaaatgtaattattgattaaagaaatctagatattcttttaggtggaataatttttctactgtttatgtgattctaggtctagttacttttctgcaaattagTAATACTGCAATTAACAAAcaagtttttttccaaggtcgtaatcatcaaacgtctgtttgtattatttcgtaactcaggcaacaaagtcattatcaatatattgctttattacaaaatatcaacaaaatatgaggaaatagatatctattttctcatattttgttgatattttatatactgcataaacaactatgtcatagcgtcgtctgctccgagaccattaattggcatgtttgcttgtagaagggggttagcgagtcatcagctgattacaaaagaaaaaaaaagaaaaaaaaaattgctactgtacttcattaaaggaagtgcaatataaaaataaatgaattcattacacaggaatgataattt is a genomic window containing:
- the LOC137646348 gene encoding protein FAM200C-like; the protein is MRYHSRGAGTLLGASIPLDWTEEREMSKFRKWTNSYVKFGFTKVIRDGVDCAQCLHCSVVMANASLRPSKLSNHRDKVHPQRKGDNIDALSAKRARYNSEATLPKFGFRPEEKPALQSSYEVAYRIVKCKKPHTIAEELIKPCTEKMVKLMIGPEAKKKIQQVSLSNDTICRRIDDMAADVCRQVCCEIKQSTLQASLQLDESTNTTLESQLIAFARYEKEGKMKEEFLFCNTLPTTTTAKDVKAIVDSFFEVNGLSWQNFKHICTDGAPAMIGVKGGFVTLVKNEWPHMTSSHCSLHRYALASKTLPPRLLEVMDVAVKVINFIRAKAKNHRLFQLLANEMGAQHGGLLFYTKVCWLSRGKCLSGLYELRLETEIFLRENENNLHVHFDNEEFVMILAYLADIFGRLNEMNQSLQGHDVTTQRIELPIGIKDCISGHLDILSAEFKSYFDDAPLDVPWHRDPFDTEIELTEDEAEELAELKVSKAMKLAFSNREDLSSFWLSVQDAYPLLSKKASELHVQFATIYLCESGFSDLVTIKTKSRNRLDVGNDIRLALFKTEPDRRGLVTRAQQQVSH